The following proteins are encoded in a genomic region of Coregonus clupeaformis isolate EN_2021a chromosome 14, ASM2061545v1, whole genome shotgun sequence:
- the LOC121581210 gene encoding voltage-dependent calcium channel beta subunit-associated regulatory protein: protein MSNDSPVLTSLMENSTELPVSAGRVEDYVLLLILLCVFTGGTLILLSVLLLFCHRCCVGGRRYSRASDDPEKTNTTYVEDSLPTQDITIRLDESDALSASSCHDEETDRFMSTCSTGRRVSFNESALYEKESQTQDKGRRYTLTEGDFHHLKKARLTHLHLALPPSTLKILTIMECESTESSSLNVNKPPAPKLPLYQSSERAVRTWLGQSSSGALPGDTHHYILLDPRLSHSPPILSPPTPCSRTVEAVGDGAWVRTEGERESRMRGTRRVRGMSPVPGHQGSVLQFFCKLRRHASLEGAGPYFRKWKFDSSHRAASLDAKGSPKRRPFQRQRAASDNTDPTEEDSPPPHPSPPLRHDITQPLPSTHNQTSSLQHLSARSLSPSTCPPSLSLGRLEGVVVVEAASRGRRGRDVTHPPPEPPEAEGREQEPGEATGLWREAGTGTGTETRSRAEVGAMTRTEAGEVKVWVGSGEESDEDEGEDILGTEQRVGMGAEIMVWEGLGTDEAQEGEERIQAEQEAEARIKARTAGGLGATSKAEAVMGGRAKTGVRAKTGVGAVLGTEKEPETGARFESVIEVGATPGAELEVEVGLGASGMRIETDLESGLEGVLAAGAGIGADSGPRSTSGSAVCISRQESSETQPSLYRDIWSLRASLEQYASSDQSSTDRESIRSDVDSVCSVGGAAGRSGFAACLSQDLGDELEGEWEYGDTEREGGDRGQKEMEGKAEYRDTGRKMGHRGVQRRDSEGGGGMGGEGGVGGETEAGSRKLLQMDSGYTSIEAPIRAPEELRLFGDPGGPRGKTVSEKRLFFTSSGRKGSVCESFEVKVLQEEQEDEMREGTEVEEKPVKRSPMSPNGVQTLTLKEPPQSLSALKLLQLQQPPLHLPQPVPSPRPVRLRRRDYSIDEKTDALFNEFLRHDPRFDQQESPLRSRHRSRKQWHRHKQYSDPGSGRRYSLSLERQSFRPLQRGDSAGYPLDTRYHSTLSRIASTADEEAN, encoded by the exons gaGCTGCCAGTGTCGGCAGGGCGGGTGGAGGACTATGTGCTCCTGCTGATCCTGCTGTGTGTGTTCACTGGGGGCACTCTAATCCTGCTCTCCGTGTTGTTGCTGTTCTGTCACCGCTGCTGTGTGGGCGGCCGCCGCTACTCCAG GGCCAGTGATGATCCAGAGAAGACTAACACCACCTATGTGGAAGATTCATTGCCCACACAAG acatCACCATCCGGTTGGATGAGTCAGATGCTCTCTCTGCGTCTAGCTGCCATGATGAAGAGACCGACAGGTTCATGTCCACCTGCTCTACTGGACGCCGCGTCTCCTTCAATGAGTCAGCGCTCTACGAAAAGGAGAGTCAGACTCAGGACAAAGGACGCAG GTACACCCTTACAGAAGGGGACTTCCATCACCTGAAGAAGGCCCGTCTGACCCACCTCCACctggccctccctccctccaccctaaaGATCCTCACCATCATGGAGTGTGAGTCTACAGAGAGCAGCAGCCTTAACGTCAACAAACCACCTGCTCCCAAACTCCCCCTCTACCAG TCTTCTGAGAGGGCTGTGCGCACCTGGTTGGGCCAGAGCTCTAGTGGTGCCCTCCCCGGAGACACCCACCACTACATTCTACTGGACCCCAGACTCAGCCACAGTCCGCCAATCCTGTCCCCCCCGACCCCCTGCTCTAGAACC GTGGAGGCCGTAGGGGACGGGGCATGGGTCAGGacggaaggagagcgagagagtcgGATGAGAGGGACGAGACGAGTGAGGGGAATGTCTCCGGTCCCCGGCCACCAGGGTTCTGTTCTGCAGTTTTTCTGCAAACTGAGACGTCATGCCAGCTTGGAGGGGGCAGGGCCTTACTTCAGGAAGTGGAAGTTTGACAGCAGCCATCGTGCCGCCAGTCTAGACGCCAAAG GCTCTCCTAAGAGGCGTCCGttccagagacagagagcagccaGTGATAACACCGACCCAACTGAAGAGGactcaccccctcctcacccttcaCCCCCTCTTCGACATGACATCACCCAGCCCCTCCCCTCCACACACAACCAGACCAGCAGCCTCCAGCATCTCTCTGCGCGGTCGCTATCTCCCTCCACCTGCCCACCCTCACTCTCCCTCGGCAG gttagagggggtggtggtggtggaggctgccagcagaggcaggagagggagagacgtgACTCACCCACCACCAGAGCCCCCTGAGGCCGAGGGGAGAGAGCAGGAGCCTGGGGAGGCGACAGGGTTATGGAGAGAagctgggacagggacagggacagagacaaggTCACGGGCAGAAGTTGGGGCAATGACAAGAACAGAAGCAGGAGAGGTCAAAGTATGGGTTGGGTCAGGAGAAGAGTCAGATGAAGATGAAGGGGAAGATATTCTAGGGACAGAACAAAGGGTGGGTATGGGAGCAGAGATAATGGTATGGGAAGGTCTGGGTACAGACGAAGCCCAAGAGGGAGAAGAAAGGATCCAGGCAGAGCAAGAAGCTGAAGCAAGGATAAAGGCAAGGACTGCGGGTGGATTGGGGGCCACTTCAAAGGCAGAAGCAGTAATGGGTGGAAGAGCCAAGACTGGTGTAAGAGCCAAGACAGGTGTAGGGGCTGTTCTGGGAACAGAAAAAGAGCCAGAGACAGGAGCCAGGTTTGAGTCAGTGATAGAGGTGGGGGCCACACCAGGGGCTGAATTAGAAGTTGAGGTAGGGCTAGGGGCATCAGGGATGAGGATAGAGACAGATTTAGAATCAGGGTTAGAAGGGGTGCTAGCTGCTGGAGCAGGAATAGGTGCAGATTCAGGGCCTCGATCAACGTCTGGGTCTGCGGTGTGTATCAGTCGACAGGAGAGCTCTGAGACCCAGCCCTCCCTGTACAGAGACATTTGGAGCCTACGAGCCTCTCTGGAGCAGTATGCCTCCTCAGACCAGAGCAGCACGGACAGAGAGTCAATACGCAGCGACGTCGACAGCGTGTGTTCGGTAGGAGGGGCAGCAGGCCGGTCCGGCTTCGCTGCCTGCCTCTCCCAGGATCTTGGCGATGAACTGGAGGGAGAATGGGAGTATGGGGACACGGaaagggaggggggagacagaggacagaaggagatggaggggaaaGCGGAATACAGGGACACTGGAAGAAAGATGGGTCACAGGGGGGTTCAGAGGAGAGATAGCGAGGGGGGAGGAGGTatgggaggagaagggggagtaGGAGGAGAGACTGAGGCAGGGAGCCGGAAGCTTCTGCAGATGGACAGCGGGTACACGTCCATTGAGGCTCCAATACGGGCCCCTGAGGAGCTCAGGCTGTTTGGGGACCCTGGAGGCCCCCGGGGGAAGACGGTGTCAGAGAAAAGGCTCTTCTTCACTAGCTCTGGGAGGAAgggctctgtgtgtgagagctttGAGGTCAAGGTGCTCCAAGAGGAGCAGGAGGATGAGATGCGAGAGGGTACTGAGGTGGAAGAGAAACCTGTAAAGAGGTCCCCAATGTCCCCTAATGGAGTACAGACGCTTACCCTCAAAGAACCACCACAATCACTATCAGCGCTAAAATTGCTACAACTGCAACAACCGCCGCTACATTTGCCCCAACCCGTGCCCTCGCCTCGGCCTGTACGCCTACGTCGACGTGACTACAGCATCGACGAGAAAACGGATGCCCTGTTCAATGAGTTCCTGCGTCATGATCCCCGTTTCGACCAACAGGAGTCGCCGCTGCGCTCCCGGCACCGATCGCGCAAACAGTGGCATCGCCACAAGCAGTACAGCGACCCGGGGTCTGGTAGGCGCTACTCGCTCTCCCTGGAGAGGCAGAGTTTCAGACCCTTACAGAGGGGCGATAGTGCAGGATACCCTCTGGACACGAGGTACCACAGCACGCTGTCACGTATCGCCAGCACAGCCGACGAGGAGGCCAATTAG